One genomic region from Pogona vitticeps strain Pit_001003342236 chromosome 12, PviZW2.1, whole genome shotgun sequence encodes:
- the SPPL2A gene encoding signal peptide peptidase-like 2A isoform X2, with product MAARAALQAVAWGLLVTLVTAQEGILHAVKKDDTQLTRDYCIYYNTNWTTLPKTVDNVTYTELEFLTPKLLCNPTEATREMVKDKAIVVLRGNCTFLEKAAIAQNLGAKILLIASETGVSTPYGNKSEDITIPVALVRNEDMINLKQTLGRNVNVALYAPPVPDFDYSMVVIFLIAVLCVILGGYWSGMAELERLKLAPGSRSHESSNNEENVTLSPLTVVLFVVICCVMLVLMYYFYKYLVYVVIAVFCLASAVSLYNCLSALIRKIPYGECRFPCWNKSFEVRLLFLAAFCAAISIVWAVFRNENRWAWILQDILGIAFCVNFIKTLKMPNFKSCVILLGLLLLYDVFFVFITPFITKNGESIMVEVAAGPFESSEKLPVVIKVPRLEFSATMLCLMPFSLLGFGDIVVPGLLVAYCHRFDVQTSSSSVYFISCTIAYAAGMLITFLGLALMKAAQPALLYLVPCTLLTSAFVAWYRKEMKKFWNGNSYQVMDPMDFAANEENSRAGEQREGQ from the exons GTAACTGCACAAGAAGGGATCTTGCATGCAGTTAAGAAGGATGACACACAATTAACAAGAGACTACTGTATATATTATAATACTAATTGGACAACTCTTCCCAAAACCGTAGATAATGTT ACTTATACAGAATTGGAATTCTTGACCCCCAAATTGCTTTGCAATCCAACAGAGGCCACCCGCGAGATGGTCAAGGACAAAGCAATTGTCGTGCTGCGGGGAAACTGCACTTTCTTGGAAAAGGCAGCGATAGCTCAGAATCTGGGTGCTAAAATTCTGCTCATTGCCAGTGAAACTGGTGTG AGTACTCCGTATGGTAACAAGTCTGAAGATATTACTATCCCAGTGGCACTTGTAAGAAATGAGGACATGATTAATTTGAAGCAG ACTCTTGGAAGGAATGTTAATGTGGCCCTGTATGCGCCCCCTGTGCCAGACTTCGACTACAGTATGGTGGTCATCTTTCTAATAGCTGTGCTTTGTGTGATCTTAGGAGGCTACTGGAGTGGCATGGCAGAACT TGAACGCTTGAAGTTGGCCCCAGGCTCTAGAAGCCATGAATCATCAAACAATGAGGAAAACGTTACTTTATCACCTCTGACGGTTGTTCTGTTTGTTGTCATCTGTTGTGTTATGCTAGTCTTGATGTACTACTTCTATAAATATCTAG TATATGTCGTCATTGCAGTTTTCTGCTTGGCATCTGCCGTGAGCCTGTACAACTGTCTTTCTGCCCTAATTAGAAAAATACCTTACGGAGAATGCAG GTTTCCATGCTGGAACAAATCCTTTGAAGTGAGActtctttttcttgctgccttttgcGCAGCCATATCCATTGTGTGGGCCGTGTTTCGGAATGAGAATCG GTGGGCTTGGATATTACAAGATATCTTGGGGATTGCTTTCTGTGTGAACTTTATCAAGACACTCAAAATGCCCAACTTCAAG TCATGCGTGATTCTCCTGGGCCTTCTCCTATTGTATGATGTGTTTTTTGTCTTCATCACACCATTCATTACAAAG AATGGGGAAAGTATAATGGTGGAAGTGGCAGCGGGTCCGTTTGAAAGCAGCGAAAAG ttACCGGTGGTCATCAAAGTGCCCAGGCTTGAATTTTCTGCCACAATGTTGTGTTTGATGCCATTTTCATTACTTGGATTTGGTGATATTGTTGTGCCAG GTCTCCTGGTTGCCTATTGTCACAGATTTGATGTTCAGACCAGctcttcctctgtgtattttataTCCTGTACTATAG CTTATGCTGCTGGCATGTTAATCACGTTCTTGGGTCTGGCGCTGATGAAGGCGGCACAACCGGCCCTTCTCTATTTAGTGCCATGCACGCTTCTTACCAGTGCATTCGTTGCTTGGTACCGCAAAGAGATGAAAAAATTCTGGAATGGCAACAGTTATCAG
- the SPPL2A gene encoding signal peptide peptidase-like 2A isoform X1, with product MAARAALQAVAWGLLVTLVTAQEGILHAVKKDDTQLTRDYCIYYNTNWTTLPKTVDNVTYTELEFLTPKLLCNPTEATREMVKDKAIVVLRGNCTFLEKAAIAQNLGAKILLIASETGVSTPYGNKSEDITIPVALVRNEDMINLKQTLGRNVNVALYAPPVPDFDYSMVVIFLIAVLCVILGGYWSGMAELERLKLAPGSRSHESSNNEENVTLSPLTVVLFVVICCVMLVLMYYFYKYLVYVVIAVFCLASAVSLYNCLSALIRKIPYGECRFPCWNKSFEVRLLFLAAFCAAISIVWAVFRNENRWAWILQDILGIAFCVNFIKTLKMPNFKSCVILLGLLLLYDVFFVFITPFITKNGESIMVEVAAGPFESSEKSDGNLVEASADRSAPHEKLPVVIKVPRLEFSATMLCLMPFSLLGFGDIVVPGLLVAYCHRFDVQTSSSSVYFISCTIAYAAGMLITFLGLALMKAAQPALLYLVPCTLLTSAFVAWYRKEMKKFWNGNSYQVMDPMDFAANEENSRAGEQREGQ from the exons GTAACTGCACAAGAAGGGATCTTGCATGCAGTTAAGAAGGATGACACACAATTAACAAGAGACTACTGTATATATTATAATACTAATTGGACAACTCTTCCCAAAACCGTAGATAATGTT ACTTATACAGAATTGGAATTCTTGACCCCCAAATTGCTTTGCAATCCAACAGAGGCCACCCGCGAGATGGTCAAGGACAAAGCAATTGTCGTGCTGCGGGGAAACTGCACTTTCTTGGAAAAGGCAGCGATAGCTCAGAATCTGGGTGCTAAAATTCTGCTCATTGCCAGTGAAACTGGTGTG AGTACTCCGTATGGTAACAAGTCTGAAGATATTACTATCCCAGTGGCACTTGTAAGAAATGAGGACATGATTAATTTGAAGCAG ACTCTTGGAAGGAATGTTAATGTGGCCCTGTATGCGCCCCCTGTGCCAGACTTCGACTACAGTATGGTGGTCATCTTTCTAATAGCTGTGCTTTGTGTGATCTTAGGAGGCTACTGGAGTGGCATGGCAGAACT TGAACGCTTGAAGTTGGCCCCAGGCTCTAGAAGCCATGAATCATCAAACAATGAGGAAAACGTTACTTTATCACCTCTGACGGTTGTTCTGTTTGTTGTCATCTGTTGTGTTATGCTAGTCTTGATGTACTACTTCTATAAATATCTAG TATATGTCGTCATTGCAGTTTTCTGCTTGGCATCTGCCGTGAGCCTGTACAACTGTCTTTCTGCCCTAATTAGAAAAATACCTTACGGAGAATGCAG GTTTCCATGCTGGAACAAATCCTTTGAAGTGAGActtctttttcttgctgccttttgcGCAGCCATATCCATTGTGTGGGCCGTGTTTCGGAATGAGAATCG GTGGGCTTGGATATTACAAGATATCTTGGGGATTGCTTTCTGTGTGAACTTTATCAAGACACTCAAAATGCCCAACTTCAAG TCATGCGTGATTCTCCTGGGCCTTCTCCTATTGTATGATGTGTTTTTTGTCTTCATCACACCATTCATTACAAAG AATGGGGAAAGTATAATGGTGGAAGTGGCAGCGGGTCCGTTTGAAAGCAGCGAAAAG AGTGATGGAAACTTGGTGGAAGCATCTGCTGATCGGTCAGCTCCTCATGAGAAA ttACCGGTGGTCATCAAAGTGCCCAGGCTTGAATTTTCTGCCACAATGTTGTGTTTGATGCCATTTTCATTACTTGGATTTGGTGATATTGTTGTGCCAG GTCTCCTGGTTGCCTATTGTCACAGATTTGATGTTCAGACCAGctcttcctctgtgtattttataTCCTGTACTATAG CTTATGCTGCTGGCATGTTAATCACGTTCTTGGGTCTGGCGCTGATGAAGGCGGCACAACCGGCCCTTCTCTATTTAGTGCCATGCACGCTTCTTACCAGTGCATTCGTTGCTTGGTACCGCAAAGAGATGAAAAAATTCTGGAATGGCAACAGTTATCAG